Proteins from a single region of Verrucosispora sp. NA02020:
- a CDS encoding SPFH domain-containing protein: MELVIPVLLIAFALISVITLAKSVRIVPQQRQDVVERLGRYKRTLNPGLNILVPFVDAVRTKVDMREQVVSFPPQPVITSDNLVVSIDTVLYFKVVDSVRATYEISNFLQAIEQLTVTTLRNVIGSLDLERALTSREEINRHLSGVLDETTGRWGIKVTRVEIKAIEPPPSIRDSMEKQMRAERDRRAAILNAEGHKQSQILSAEGEKQAAVLRADGDRQARILQAEGQAKAVRTVFDAIHQANPSQKVLAYQYLQALPQIANGTANKVWIVPAELTKALEGMGGALGGLNQMVGDAPTQQASADASAVEREAAEAAQAAARAAQEIHNEVRVAEAQATGGREPQGLPAPEPVSPGSLLNDPADQRERG; this comes from the coding sequence ATGGAACTAGTCATACCCGTCCTTTTGATAGCATTTGCCCTGATCTCGGTGATCACCCTGGCGAAGTCGGTGCGGATCGTGCCGCAGCAGCGTCAGGACGTGGTCGAGCGGCTCGGCCGGTACAAGCGGACGCTCAACCCCGGGCTGAACATCCTGGTGCCCTTCGTCGACGCGGTGCGGACGAAGGTGGACATGCGCGAGCAGGTGGTCAGCTTCCCGCCGCAGCCCGTGATCACCTCGGACAACCTGGTCGTCTCGATCGACACCGTGCTCTACTTCAAGGTCGTCGACTCGGTCCGGGCCACCTACGAGATCTCCAACTTCCTCCAGGCGATCGAGCAGCTCACCGTCACCACGCTGCGTAACGTGATCGGTTCGCTCGACCTGGAGCGCGCGCTGACCAGCCGTGAGGAGATCAACCGGCATCTCTCCGGGGTGCTGGACGAGACCACCGGCCGGTGGGGCATCAAGGTGACCCGGGTCGAGATCAAGGCGATCGAGCCGCCGCCGAGCATCCGCGACTCCATGGAGAAGCAGATGCGCGCCGAGCGGGACCGCCGTGCCGCGATCCTGAACGCCGAGGGTCACAAGCAGTCGCAGATCCTCTCGGCCGAGGGTGAGAAGCAGGCCGCGGTGCTGCGCGCCGACGGTGACCGGCAGGCCCGCATCCTGCAGGCCGAGGGTCAGGCCAAGGCGGTCCGGACGGTGTTCGACGCCATCCACCAGGCCAACCCGAGCCAGAAGGTGCTGGCCTACCAGTACCTCCAGGCCCTGCCGCAGATCGCCAACGGCACGGCCAACAAGGTGTGGATCGTGCCGGCCGAACTGACCAAGGCCCTGGAGGGTATGGGCGGCGCGCTCGGCGGGCTGAACCAGATGGTCGGCGACGCCCCCACCCAGCAGGCGTCCGCCGACGCCAGCGCGGTGGAGCGGGAGGCGGCCGAGGCCGCGCAGGCCGCCGCCCGGGCGGCCCAGGAGATCCACAACGAGGTACGCGTCGCCGAGGCGCAGGCCACCGGCGGCAGGGAGCCGCAGGGTCTGCCCGCACCCGAGCCGGTCTCCCCGGGGAGTCTGCTGAACGACCCGGCCGACCAGCGCGAGCGAGGCTGA